Proteins encoded together in one Helicobacter pylori window:
- a CDS encoding ABC transporter permease — MISQMLIQATLETLYMVFVASFLAVVFGLPLGVLLLVSKKGHLLNKPLLHKILDTSINMTRSFPFIILIILLLPLSRFLIGTSIGSSASIIPLAISAIPFVAKLFENSLMEVEHGKIETTLSLGASHLEVIKMMLLESLPSLVNNITITLISLIGYSAMAGALGAGGLGDLAIRIGYQSYRGDVLFYAVVVIIVLVQIIQSAGDYVVKRLRKHKY, encoded by the coding sequence ATGATTTCTCAAATGCTCATTCAAGCCACGCTAGAAACGCTTTATATGGTGTTTGTGGCGAGCTTTTTGGCGGTTGTTTTTGGCTTGCCTTTGGGGGTTTTATTGTTAGTGAGTAAAAAAGGGCATTTGTTAAACAAACCCCTTTTGCATAAGATTTTAGACACTTCCATCAACATGACTCGCTCTTTCCCTTTTATCATTCTCATTATTTTGCTCTTGCCTTTATCGCGCTTTTTGATTGGCACGAGCATTGGCTCTAGCGCAAGCATTATCCCGCTAGCCATTTCAGCCATTCCTTTTGTCGCAAAGCTTTTTGAAAATTCTTTAATGGAAGTAGAGCATGGCAAGATTGAAACCACTTTAAGTTTGGGAGCGTCTCATTTGGAAGTCATTAAAATGATGCTTTTAGAGAGCCTGCCCTCTTTAGTGAATAATATCACCATCACTTTAATTTCTCTAATAGGCTATTCGGCTATGGCTGGAGCGTTAGGGGCTGGGGGATTGGGGGATTTAGCCATTAGGATTGGCTATCAAAGTTATAGGGGCGATGTGCTTTTTTATGCGGTGGTTGTGATCATCGTTTTAGTGCAAATCATTCAAAGCGCAGGGGATTATGTGGTGAAACGCCTAAGAAAGCATAAGTATTAG
- a CDS encoding methionine ABC transporter ATP-binding protein yields the protein MVVELKNIEKIYENGFHALKGVNLELKKGDILGVIGYSGAGKSTLIRLINCLERPSSGEVLVNGVNLLNLKPKELQKARQKIGMIFQHFNLLSAKNVFENVAFALEIARWEKTKIQSRVHELLELVGLEDKMHFYPKQLSGGQKQRVAIARSLANCPDLLLCDEATSALDSKTTHSILTLLSGIQKKFDLSVVFITHEIEVVKELCNQMCVISSGEIVERGSVEEIFANPKHAVTKELLGIKNEHGDQKSQDVYRIVFLGEHLDEPIISNLIRRFKIDVSIISGNIEELTTKDIGYLVVRFLGSVAETQRALEYLNALGLQVEKLKD from the coding sequence ATGGTAGTAGAATTAAAAAACATTGAAAAGATTTATGAAAACGGATTCCATGCTCTAAAAGGCGTGAATTTGGAATTGAAAAAAGGCGATATTTTGGGCGTGATAGGCTATTCAGGGGCGGGGAAATCCACGCTCATCCGCCTGATCAATTGTTTAGAGCGTCCTAGTTCTGGCGAAGTTTTAGTCAATGGGGTCAATCTGTTAAACTTAAAGCCTAAAGAATTGCAAAAAGCACGCCAAAAAATAGGCATGATTTTCCAGCATTTCAATTTATTGAGCGCTAAAAATGTGTTTGAAAATGTCGCTTTCGCTCTAGAAATCGCCCGATGGGAAAAAACTAAGATCCAATCCAGGGTGCATGAATTATTGGAATTAGTGGGGCTAGAAGATAAAATGCATTTTTACCCTAAACAGCTAAGCGGTGGGCAAAAACAACGAGTGGCGATCGCTAGGAGTTTAGCGAATTGCCCTGATTTGTTGCTTTGCGATGAAGCCACATCCGCGCTGGATTCTAAAACCACGCATTCTATTTTAACGCTTTTAAGCGGCATTCAAAAAAAGTTTGATTTGAGCGTCGTTTTCATCACGCATGAAATTGAAGTGGTTAAAGAATTGTGCAATCAAATGTGTGTGATCAGCAGCGGCGAAATTGTGGAAAGAGGCTCGGTAGAAGAAATTTTTGCTAACCCTAAACATGCCGTTACTAAAGAATTGCTTGGTATCAAAAACGAGCATGGGGATCAAAAATCGCAAGACGTTTATCGCATCGTGTTTTTAGGGGAGCATTTAGACGAGCCGATCATTTCTAATTTGATCAGGCGTTTTAAAATAGACGTGAGTATCATTTCAGGCAATATTGAAGAGCTTACGACTAAAGATATAGGGTATTTAGTGGTGCGGTTTTTAGGCAGTGTTGCAGAGACTCAAAGGGCTTTAGAGTATTTAAACGCTTTAGGCTTACAAGTGGAAAAATTAAAGGATTAA